From Sandaracinaceae bacterium, the proteins below share one genomic window:
- a CDS encoding DUF4236 domain-containing protein, giving the protein MAFRFRKSFKIGGVRINLGKSGVSASVGVKGLGVGVGPRGPRMSASLPGTGLSYSARVGGRTARQRRNELVSHAGYVSEFHELAVYENRIELLTSMHREPCPPWNWSEVAVAPDPPPPSDASRHAAAVVRRQNDYDPGWSARLFGKAHKTRKMLEAELIAARQTDAIEHAAEVERLAWLRPLAAGVLEGNPDACAAALEHLGGFEEVREVGSGLDVRIVRPWCVEATFTALSDDVVPREVKELTAAGNVSTKKMGVTKYWAIYQDHVCSTAIRIAREVFAVVPVPVCLVHGAIPLLDTRTGHVGGTVVLSTAFEQATFETLNFDSIDPSDTMTLFEHRMDFKKTKGFCPVEPLSPDNFETGS; this is encoded by the coding sequence ATGGCGTTTCGTTTTCGCAAGAGTTTCAAGATTGGTGGCGTCCGCATCAACCTTGGAAAATCGGGGGTGAGCGCGTCGGTGGGCGTTAAGGGGCTCGGCGTGGGTGTGGGTCCCAGAGGGCCGCGCATGTCCGCCTCGCTGCCGGGCACGGGCCTCAGCTACTCGGCGCGCGTTGGAGGTCGGACTGCGCGGCAGCGTCGGAACGAGCTGGTGAGCCACGCCGGCTACGTGTCGGAGTTCCACGAACTCGCGGTCTATGAGAACCGGATCGAACTGCTGACGTCGATGCATCGCGAGCCGTGTCCGCCGTGGAACTGGTCGGAGGTGGCTGTTGCGCCGGACCCTCCGCCGCCGTCCGATGCGTCGCGCCATGCCGCAGCGGTCGTCCGGCGGCAAAACGACTACGACCCTGGATGGTCAGCGCGCCTCTTTGGCAAGGCGCACAAGACTCGAAAGATGCTCGAGGCCGAATTGATCGCGGCGCGACAGACGGATGCCATCGAGCACGCCGCCGAGGTCGAGCGGCTCGCGTGGCTTCGGCCTCTCGCCGCTGGTGTCCTCGAAGGAAACCCTGATGCCTGCGCGGCCGCGCTGGAGCACCTGGGCGGTTTCGAGGAGGTGCGCGAAGTCGGAAGCGGTCTCGATGTCCGCATCGTTCGACCGTGGTGCGTCGAGGCGACGTTCACGGCGTTGAGTGACGACGTGGTCCCCAGGGAAGTCAAGGAGCTGACGGCGGCCGGCAACGTGTCGACGAAGAAGATGGGCGTGACGAAATACTGGGCCATCTATCAGGACCACGTGTGCAGCACGGCGATCCGGATCGCGCGTGAGGTGTTCGCGGTTGTTCCCGTGCCCGTCTGCCTCGTGCATGGTGCGATCCCGCTGCTCGACACCCGGACAGGACACGTCGGCGGCACCGTCGTGCTCTCGACCGCATTCGAGCAGGCGACCTTCGAGACGCTCAACTTCGATTCGATCGACCCATCGGACACGATGACCCTCTTCGAGCACCGCATGGACTTCAAGAAGACGAAGGGATTTTGCCCCGTGGAGCCGTTGAGTCCTGACAACTTCGAAACCGGTTCCTAG
- a CDS encoding ion transporter: MMKLRERSRMNSSSPEPQAGTTALSRNDAAERQDSLRARIRNVLDDGSTGLGKVVAWTIMGLILASCVAVAVETVPSLPRWSRTWLRWFECFAVAVFSIEYVLRVATAERPLRRATEPLVLIDLAAILPFYISLFTVGIVDLRILRLLRTLRVMRLLKLHRYTRALSMLGAVVRDARHQLIAFLLVAVMAIVLMGSVMYHLEPETFESIPHAVWWSVVTLTTVGYGETVPQGPAARLVTGVLMLIGIGIIAVPAGIVSSGMVEYYKRDQESRACSACGISGHAGDASFCRGCGSRLGGPR; the protein is encoded by the coding sequence ATGATGAAGCTTCGTGAGAGGTCGCGCATGAACTCGAGTTCTCCAGAACCGCAAGCCGGAACCACGGCTCTCAGTCGAAACGACGCCGCGGAGAGGCAGGACTCGCTTCGGGCGCGGATCCGGAACGTCCTCGATGACGGCTCCACGGGGTTGGGCAAGGTCGTCGCGTGGACCATCATGGGCTTGATCCTCGCTTCCTGCGTCGCGGTTGCGGTGGAGACGGTCCCTTCGCTGCCCAGGTGGTCGCGCACGTGGCTTCGCTGGTTCGAGTGCTTCGCCGTGGCGGTGTTCTCCATCGAGTACGTGCTACGTGTCGCAACGGCGGAGAGGCCCCTGCGTAGGGCGACGGAGCCGTTGGTCCTCATCGACCTGGCGGCCATTCTTCCGTTCTACATCAGCCTCTTCACGGTTGGGATTGTCGATCTTCGAATCCTGCGCTTGCTCCGGACGCTCCGCGTCATGCGGCTGCTCAAGCTTCACCGCTACACCCGGGCCCTTTCCATGCTCGGCGCGGTCGTTCGCGACGCGCGCCACCAGCTAATCGCGTTCCTGCTGGTCGCCGTCATGGCGATCGTCCTGATGGGCAGCGTGATGTACCACCTCGAGCCCGAGACGTTCGAAAGCATCCCGCATGCCGTCTGGTGGAGCGTGGTAACGCTCACGACCGTCGGGTACGGAGAGACGGTCCCGCAAGGGCCAGCCGCCCGCCTGGTCACGGGGGTGCTGATGCTCATCGGGATCGGGATCATCGCAGTGCCCGCCGGGATCGTGAGTTCGGGGATGGTCGAGTACTACAAGCGGGATCAGGAGAGCCGCGCCTGTTCGGCCTGTGGGATCTCGGGGCATGCCGGAGATGCCTCGTTCTGCCGGGGATGCGGTTCGAGGTTGGGCGGTCCTCGTTGA